Proteins from a genomic interval of Diospyros lotus cultivar Yz01 chromosome 6, ASM1463336v1, whole genome shotgun sequence:
- the LOC127804509 gene encoding uncharacterized protein LOC127804509 yields MDAARKVTLGETARRSKERPKLGTRERLRATIAVHALIDPGATHSFVSHALVESLKLEPKELGYQMVIATPMGSTLGTAIGCLGCIFNMGGESLKIDLVVLDIQDFDIIIGIDFLSLHEAKVDCKNKTVKLLKPSGEWVTFQGQKNKSKRKQGMTFQALQSAKAEPSKRSLKLESVRVMNEYPEVFPENLPGLPLHREIEFSIDLVPGTQPIFIPPYKMTLAEMRELKEQLQDLTGK; encoded by the exons ATGGATGCGGCGAGGAAGGTCACATTGGGAGAAACTGCCAGAAGATCAAAGGAACGCCCCAAGTTGGGTACCAGGGAAAGATTGCGTGCTACAATTGCGG TTCATGCTTTAATAGATCCGGGTGCTACGCATTCATTTGTTTCGCATGCATTAGTAGAAAGTTTAAAGTTAGAACCTAAAGAGTTGGGTTATCAAATGGTAATAGCTACTCCTATGGGTTCAACCCTCGGAACTGCAATAGGTTGTCTGGGATGTATTTTCAATATGGGTGGGGAAAGTCTCAAGATAGACTTAGTGGTATTGGATATTCAAGATTTCGACATAATCATAGGAATCGATTTCCTATCGTTGCATGAAGCTAAGGTAGATTGCAAGAATAAGACAGTGAAATTACTCAAACCTAGTGGAGAATGGGTTACGTTTCAAGGCCagaaaaataagagtaagaGAAAGCAAGGCATGACTTTCCAAGCATTGCAATCGGCCAAAGCCGAACCAAGTAAGAGAAGTCTTAAGTTGGAATCAGTGAGGGTCATGAATGAGTATCCTGAGGTTTTTCCTGAAAatttaccaggattacctcttCATAGAGAGATTGAATTCTCGATAGACCTCGtaccaggtacgcagcctataTTCATACCTCCGTACAAGATGACCCTAGCTGAGATGAGAGAACTGAAGGAGCAATTGCAGGACTTGACTGGCAAATGA